The sequence below is a genomic window from Flagellimonas marinaquae.
CAACGCCGTTCAGTCGGGCACCATCGAACTTATTGGAGAAAAAAGTAGTACTGTCGTTAAAGGCCCAAACGCCTCTCCATTGTTTTTGGATGGGTTTGTCCACCGTAGGTACAACTGGACTTTTTCCTTGCCCTTGATAACCCGTTTTTTCTTTACTTTCTATAGTTTCTGGACTTTTTTTACAGGAGGATAGAAGTACTAAGGACGATAATGTTCCAATGGTAATCAAAAGTTTAATTCGCATGGTTTTCAGAATTTTTGAATTGGTTGGTTACTAAAATACTACAACTGATTTTCCGATAAATATAAAATAGATATAATTGTATCCATTTTTTTCGCATCTTTGCGCCATTATGAAGTTATAAGAATTATGTACGCGATAGATGCCAACGTTGGGGAAACCCGATTTAAGTAACCGAAAACTTCTCGGTAACTAGGTATTTCACTTCTTTTTTTACACATAATTCTATTTATAATGACAAATCAACATACAAATTCATTTAAAAAATTTATTCGGTATTTCTGGATAGCTATTTCTGGGAAAGAGACTGAGTTTACCACAGGAAGCATCCGTAAAGCCATTTTTATGTTATCCATTCCCATGATCTTGGAAATGCTCATGGAATCCATTTTTGCTTTGGTGGATATTGCCTACGTTTCCCAAGTAAGTGTAAATGCAGTTGCGACTATCGGGTTAACGGAATCCGTAATTACTTTGGTGTACGCTCTAGCCATTGGGTTAAGTATGGCAGCCACTGCCGTAGTTGCCCGTAGAATAGGCGAAAAGGATGTGGATGGAGCTCGAATTGCCGCAGTGCAGGCCATAGGATTGGGTGTTTTAATTTCTGTGGTAATTGGGATTTTCGGAATAGTTTATGCCAAAGAAATCCTTGGATTAATGGGAGGAGAGCCCGACTTAATAGAAGAAGGTTACGGTTATACCCAATTTTTGATTGGAGGGAATATCACCGTGGTCCTACTGTTCTTGATCAATGCCATATTTAGGGGTGCAGGAAATGCATCCATTGCCATGTGGGCCTTGGTACTCTCCAACGGGCTCAATATAATTTTGGACCCCATGTTCATTTTTGGATTTGGTCCAATACCGGAAATGGGAGTTAAAGGGGCCGCGGTCGCCACTAATATCGGTCGTGGAACAGCGGTACTGTTCCAATTGGGAATTTTGTTCTTTGGATGGGGCAAAATCAAATTGGCGGCCAAGGATTTGGTGGTCAACCTTAAGGTTATGGCAAATCTGGTAAAGGTTTCCTTAGGTGGGATTGCACAGTTTTTGATCGGTACCTCCAGTTGGATTTTCTTAATGCGGATCATGTCCGAATTTGGAAGCGAAGTGTTGGCAGGTTACACTATTGCCATTAGGGTAATGATGTTTTCCTTGATGCCCTCATGGGGCATGAGCAACGCTGCAGCAACTTTGGTCGGCCAGAATCTAGGTGCCAAACAACCCGATAGGGCAGAAAGATCTGTTTGGAAAACAGGAAAATACAATGCTTGGTTCATGGGCGTGGTTTCCTTGGTTTACCTCATTTTTGCAAAGACCATAATCTCATGGTTCAATTCAACACCGGAAGTTGTTGGGAGCGGAGCGCTCTGTCTTCAGATTATTGCGGTAGGCTATATTTTCTACGCCTATGGAATGGTTATGACCCAGGCTTTTAACGGGGCAGGGGACACCAGGACCCCTACAAAGATCAACTTGCTTTCCTTTTGGTTCTTCCAATTGCCATTGGCCTATATCTCGGCACTGGTTTTAGGTTGGGGCGCAACTGGTGTTTTTGTGGCCATTACCGCAGCGGAAATTTTATTGGCAGTTTTGGCCATGGTCTGGTTCAAAAAAGGAAACTGGAAGAAGGTGCAAGTATAATGGGTTTCGTATCTTTAGCATAAAGAAAATCCAATATGAATAGTGATAAAAAAGGTCTGAACACCATCTGTACCCATGTTGGGGAATTGGAGGATAAAGCGTTCAAGGGAGCCGTTTCGCCATTGTATATGAGTACCTCGTATCAGTTTGATGATGTGGAGGTAAAACGTTATCCACGATATTTTAATACCCCCAACCAGGAAGCTTTGTGCAAAAAATTGGCAGCCTTGGAACATACCGAGGCCGCTTTGATCTTTGGTAGTGGCATGGCGGCCATCAGCACAGCCTTAATGACTTTTCTTCAGGCCGGTGATCATGTTGTACTGCAACAAACCATTTATGGGGGCACCTATCATTTTGCCGTGAGCCAGTTTGAACGGTTTGGTATAGAATATTCGTTTACCAACGGGTGGGAAGTGGATGATTTTGAAAAGGAAATAAACCCCAACACTAAAGTGTTGTATTTGGAGACACCATCCAATCCTTTATTGACCATTACCGATATAAAAGGAGTAGCGGATTTGGCAAAAAAGAAAGGAATCCTTTCTATAATCGACAATACTTTTGCAAGTCCGGTAAATCAAACCCCGACAGATTTTGGAATCGATGTGGTGGTGCACAGCGCAACAAAATATATGGGCGGACACTCGGATATTTGTGCAGGAGTAGTAGCTGCATCACAAGAGAATATGGACAAAGTATTCCAAACAGGAATTTGTTTTGGTGGCAGTTTAAGCGATTACACCGTTTGGCTGTTGGAGCGAAGTCTAAAAACTATGGCCATTCGTGTTAGGGCCCAGAACGAAAATGCGATGAAAATGGCGGAGTATTTGGAGAGCAACCAAGATGTGGACAATGTATATTACCCGGGGTTAAAAAATCATCCGGGACACGCATTGGCCAAATCACAAATGAAAGGCTTTGGGGGCATGTTGTCCTTTGAGCTGAATCCAGAAATTGATGCGTCTTTATTTTTTAAAGAACTACAATTGATAAAACCTTCCATGAGCTTAGCTGGGATTGAAAGCACCATGCTCTCGCCAACACAGACCTCCCATGCGCTAATGAGCCCTGAGGATAGGGTCAAGCAGGGAATAAAGGATTCTCTGATCCGTTTTTCGTTGGGTATTGAAGAAATAGAAGATTTGGTCGAGGATATAGAACAGGCAATAGCCAAGGTAAAATCCATGACCGTTACGGTTTAAGAATATATATGAAATTAGACATTTTAGTGTTTGGTGCCCATCCTGATGATGCCGAACTAGGGGCAGGGGCCACCATTGCAAAGGAAATTTCCAAAGGTAAAAAAGTAGGTATAGTAGATTTGACCCGTGGTGAATTGGGAACACGGGGCTCTGCCGAAATAAGGGACCAAGAAGCGGCTAGGGCTGCAAAAATTTTAGGTGTTGCCGTTCGGGAAAATATGGAGTTTGCCGATGGTTTTTTTGTTAACGACAAAGAGCATAAACTGGAGCTCATTAAAATTATTCGTAAGTATAGACCAGAAATTGTATTATGCAATGCCGTTGATGATAGACATATAGATCATGCGCGCGGCAGTAAATTGGTAAGTGACGCTTGCTTTTTGAGTGGTTTAATGAAAATTGACACTAAAATGGACGGGGATGACGAATGGCAAGAAGCATGGAGACCAAAATTGGTTTACCATTACATCCAATGGAAAAATTTGGAACCCGACTTTGTTGTGGATGTAAGCGGTTTTATTGATAAAAAAACCGAGGCCATAATGGCGTACAGCTCTCAATTTTACGATCCCAATAGCGATGAGCCCGAAACTCCCATCAGTAGTAAAAATTTTACGGACAGTGTTAATTATAGGGCAAGGGACCTAGGTAGAATAATAGGGGTGGAGCATGCCGAAGGGTTTACAGTGGAACGTTTTGTAGGGGTGGACAGTTTGTGCGATTTGATTTGATCAAGATGCATTTTGGTATCTTTTCAATGCTTTTGGTACGGTAAAATAGAAGGTCGTCCCCTTACGTGGCGTACTTTCTACCCAGATTTCGCCATTATTTTTGTGGACCATTTCTTTACATAGCGATAAACCTAAACCGGTACCTTTTTCGTTATTGGTTCCGTAAGTAGTGATGTTGGAAGAGTCCTTGAATATGGATTCCTGCATTTCTTGGGTCATACCAACACCAGTATCCCTGACCGATATCTGCCACATGCCCGCCTTTTCCTCGGCACCCACGGTAATAAGACCATTCTCGGGCGTAAATTTTATGGCATTGCTCAAAAGGTTCCGGATAACAATATCTATTTGGTGGTTGTCCGCCCAAATACGGGGATTATCCGGCAGTTGATTTATTATTTTAACGGACTTGTTGTTCGCAATTTCCGACAGTAATTGAATATTGTTGACGACCAATGTGGATAATGATACGCGTTTTGGCTTGGTGATCACTCCGTTCAACTGGTTCATGCCCCAAGACAATAGATTGTTCAGTGTAAAGGAAATATTGTCCACATCGGACTTTAGTTTTGGAATATAAGATACCAGTTCCTTGGTTGAAATATCCCCATCGGTGAACATTTTTAAAATACTTTGCAATCCTCCAATAGGTCCTCGCAGATCGTGCCCGATGATTGAGAATAGTTTGGTGTTCGTTTTATTGATTTCGTGCAGCTGCGCTTCTCGCTGGGTTACGGCCAAAGATTTTTCCTTGAGCTCCCTGTTCAGTTTTTTCTGGATCTTTTCACTCCTGCGGACCACAAAGGTGATGATACTCAGAATAAGTAAAACAATTACTGAAAAATAAATATAGTTCCGTTGTTTGGCCAATGCGGCTTGGTTGGCCTCGATCAATTCTTTTTTCTCCTGTTGATATTCCAATTTGGTTTCGAGCAAGGACAAGCTCTGTTTGTTTTTGTCCATAAACAGGGAATCGGACAGGGTTTTAAAAGTTTCGAGATAGGCCAGTGCCTCCTCGTTTTCACCTTTCTTTTTATATATTTTGTACAAAGTCTCAGAACAATCGATCTGCCCTTGAAGCGATTTTATTTTTTGGGATATTGCGAGACCTTTTTTTGCATGCACCAAAGATAAACTATCCTTTTCCAAGCCATAATAGACTTTGGCCATACCGTTCATTAATTGGATCTTTATCCTATTGTCCTCAATCTCGTCTTTAAAGAGCATATTACTTTGATCGTACCAATACAGGGCCCACTTATATTTTTTTTGATCCAGGTAGATATCGCCTTTTACCTCGTAGGCGTAGGCAAGCCAATCGTATATTTTGTATTTTTCGAATGTGTTTATACTGCGGTTGATGTTGAAGATTGCATTTTTATAATCTTTAGCATCTCTGTATAAAGATGCCATATTGCTCTGGGTCTCCGCATCGATAATTTCGTTGCCCACTTTGCGATTTATTTTTTGGACCGTATCGTAGAACATCAGAGCATTTTTAAAATCTTTCTGGTCGGCATAGAGGCCGGCTATGTTCTCATTGAGTACCGAGAGCATTTTAAGGTTGTTGATCTGTTTTGCCAGATCAATGCCTTTCAGATTTAAGTTAAGAGCTTCGGCATAGTTGCCTTCGAAACTATAATTTTGGGCCAGAGTGTTCAATATGGATATTTCACTTTGAACATCCTCCACATCTTTCGAAAGTTGAAGCGCTTCTTTGAACAGGGGCATGGATTTTTTTCTATCCCCTTTATCATAGTAATAGTTTGCCACGGCTTCCAATCCTTTTATGGTGCCATAGTTGTAATTAATTTCGCTACTGTATTCCAAGGCTTTTTGGGCCACATCGTAGAGACGTTCGTTGTCGTGGAACCTGTAAACTCTTGCCAAACCTAGGAGTAGATTAATGTGGGTACTATCCTTGGGATTAAATCTGTTGGTAGATTCCAACCGACGTAATCTAAGCTCCATACTGTCTTTTTTGCTGGTTTGTCCTGATAGCGGACCGGAAAAAAGACAAAAGCCCAGTACCACTATACAAAATGATAGTGTTTTAAAGTTGTTGGGTATGAAGTTTTTTTCTGACAACAATAGGTTGAAAATTATTTATGGTAAATCTACCTTTACACTACTTTAATTGGAATTATTTGTTGTGAAACTGCCAAAATTGTGTGTTTGGTCTTAAAAACGTGCACTTCGTCGGTAAATTGTACAGAATTGATATTATGTTAGTTGAATGCGGGATTTTTCTAGGGCAAATCCATTGGATATAATTTTATTGATGGAAATTGAAAAATATTTTGGTTGAATCATTACAAAAAAGTATTTTTGCATCCGCTTTAAATGGTGGTTGTAGCTCAGCTGGTTAGAGCGCTGGATTGTGGTTCCAGAGGTCGCCGGTTCGAACCCGGTCTTCCACCCTTAAGTTTATCAAATCCCAAACCTAATGGTTTGGGATTTTTTGTTTTTAAAAATAATCAAAGTCAAATTCTAGTGTACTTCGTTGTTAGCAGAAGCTTGATCTATAATAATTTTTAGTTTTAGATCATATTTTTCTATCCTTTTTTAAGAAAATAACCTCATCCGTCAATTGAAAAATGCCATCTGTTAAATCATGATTTATTTTTACTTCATTTTAACTATGCTCTTCCCTCTAAACTCCATACGTTGTTACCCTCTCTTTTCTCGGACCATTGGTTAGACAGCTTTTAAACCATACTTTTATTTCAATTTTCACCGTATACTTAGATTCCGAAACTTGTTCGGATTGACCATGGGTTATTTATATTTTCGAGAAATTGAATAAAAAAGCCCTTGTTTTCAAGGGCTTTTAAATTATAAAGATAGCTATTGGTTATTCCGTTGCTTTATCCACCACCAATCTATTTGGGCGATTGGCTATCTCCCATGCCGTATGGAAAATAAGTCGAGAGCGATTTTCCAAAAGATTATAGTTTATTTTATCGGGAGTATCACTTGGTCTATGGTAGTCCGCATGGGTTCCGTTAAAATAGAATATGATCGGAATATTGTTCTTCGCAAAATTGTAGTGGTCACTTCTGTAGTAAAATCTATTGGGATCGTTCTCGTCGTTGTACGTATAATCAAACTCGATATTGGTGTACTTTTTGTTTACCTCCTCCGATAAATTGTGGAGTTCGGTACTAAGTTTGTCGGAACCGATCAGGTATAAATAATTTCGAGAACCTTTGTATTTTGGGTCTATTCTACCGATCATATCTATGTTAAGGTTGGCGACTGTGTTCTCCAATGGGAATACCGGCTCAACATCGGTATAGTATTTGGAACCCAACAATCCTTTTTCTTCTCCGGTAACATGTAAAAATACAATGGAACGCTTGGGGCCTTTGCCTTCTTCGGCAGCTTGCTTAAATGCTTGGGCAATTTCCAAAAGCGCCACAGTACCCGAGCCATCGTCATCAGCACCATTATTGATCTGACCGTCTGCCGTAACCCCGATGTGGTCCAAGTGAGAAGAAATAACCACATACTCCTCCGGTTTTTCGGTACCTTTTAAAAGGGCAACCACATTTTCAGAATCTATATTGTCGTTACTGCCGGTTAAACTCAAGTTTACATTGGCTGTAATAGTTTTTGGCGTATGGTCCTTTTCTATATTTTCGAAAAGCGTAGTAGCTGCTTTTTCGTCCAAAACAATCAAAATATCATTGTTGCTGTCATCTGCAAGTTGCATTCGACCACTATTGTTGCTTTCCATAAATCGGAAATATCCTCTAAATCTTGGAAAATTCTGTGAATCAAAATACAGTACCCCTTTGGCGCCTTTTTCCAAAGCCAAAGTAGATTTTTTCCCCATGGCCTCGGACATATTGCTCCAGTCGGATTTTTCCTGACCTCCGGATATTACATAAGTTCCATCGGTGTTTTGAGGTTCGCCGGCTTTTATAAGTACCAGTTTGCCGGATACATCGATTCGGTTGTAATCATTATGATCACCGTCTTCAATTCCAAAACCTGCATAAACAATTTCATTAAAAGTACCTTGCGCTGGGCTAAATGCTACGGCATGTTCTCCTAAAGAAAAACTTTCGTTGTTGAAGGTTACATTGCCTTTTGGCACTTTGGTTTCTTGCAATGCTACTTTTTGAAAATAGTTTCCATTGGATTGTGCAGCGGGTATGTTCAAGGACTCGTAATGCGCCTTTATATATTCCACAGCCTTTTTTTGGCCAGGTTTTCCAGTTTCCCTGCCTTCAAACTCATCGGAAGCATAAGTGTACAGGTGTTCTTTTAGTTCGGTTTCTGTAATTGATTCCGCATAAGGTACGGGGTCTGCTACAGGTTGGGTTTTTGCTACTTCCGAAACCGTTTTTTGGGAAGTGTTACAGGCAAAGGCTAAGCCCAATACCAATAAGGATAATTTTTTCATTTGTGTTTTTAAGTTATCTGAATCCTCCAAAAATAGTTAAAAGTTTAGGAAAGAAATTACTATTCTAAGATAAACATTATCAAACCCATTGCGTAACTTGGTCCCCTTTTAGTGGATTTATTAAACTTGTACGTATTATGGGCAAGAATAAGAGTGTAGTAGTAGTAGGTGGAGGAATAATAGGACTATCTACCGCATACTTTCTTCAAAGGGAAGGCCATCAGGTAACCGTTTTGGACAAGTCCGATATTTCTTCGGGGGCTTCTTTTGTAAACGCGGGGTATCTTACACCAAGTCACATTATTTCCTTGGCTTCCCCCGGAATGATTACCAAAGGAATAAAATACATGTTCAATTCTTCCAGTCCCTTTTACATGAAACCTCGTTTGGATCCCGAGTTTATGAAATGGGCGTGGTATTTTAAAAAATCCTCGACACGAACAAAGGTCGATTTGGCAATGCCGGTGATTCGGGACATAAATCTGTTAAGTAGAGAGTTGTACGAAGCCATACAGTCTTCCGGTGATTTAGGTACATTTAAAATAGGGGATAAAGGTCTGTTGATGATGTTCCAAACCGATGAGGCCCGCGACCATGAGATGGAGGTGGTGGAAAAGGCCAGCACCTTGGGATTGGATGGCAAATTGTTGTCCAAGGAAGAGCTAACGGCACTCGAACCAAATATAAAGGTCAATGCCAAAGGCGCTATACTTTGGGAATGTGATCGCCACACAACACCCCCGTTGATCATGGAAAATATGGTAAAACACCTAAATACAAGTGGAGTGGCCATCCATAAAAACGAGGAAGTATCCGATATAGCTTTTTCCAACGGTAAAATAACCGAGGTAAAAACGAACAAGGCCTCCTATGCGGCAGACGAAGTTGTTCTTGCCGCAGGTTCATGGACATCGAACATATCAAAAAAATTAAACCTAAAACTGCCGTTACAAGCTGGCAAGGGATATCGAATAAATGTGGAAGAACCTACGAACATTTCCATGCCCGCCATTTTAATGGAAAAGAAGATTGCCGTAACCCCAATGGAAGGGTTTACCCGTTTCGCGGGCACTATGGAATTTTCGGGGATAAACCATACTATACGAAAAGAAAGAGTGGAAGCCATTGCAAAAGGTGTGGAGGGTTATTATGAAGGATTACAGGTTCCGGAAAAGGCCAAAACGAATGCAAGTTGTGGATTGAGACCAGTATCACCAGATGGGCTTCCATATATTGGAAGACCAAAAGGAATCAAAAATTTAACCGTAGCCACCGGACACGCCATGATGGGGTGGAGCTTGGGACCGGCAACGGGCAAGTTGATCACCGAACTTGTTTCCGGGCAGTCACTCTCCATGGACATACAACCGTTCGACCCCGACCGTAAATTTTAGATCATAAAATTTTTTTATTGAGGGGTTTTTTAATGTGGCATAGATTTTTCAGTTGACTTTTTTACAACTAATTTTACAGTATGAGAAACCTCAGTTACATCCCAATCTTAATTTTAGTGCTCAATTTGACCGCACTTAGGTCGCAAGAGCTTAAAATTTTCACATTAAATGACTTCGATCTAAAGGGAAAAGTGAAGACCTGTTTGGTTTCTACCGATTATGGCAAGGAACTGTTCGAATTCAATAAAA
It includes:
- a CDS encoding trans-sulfuration enzyme family protein encodes the protein MNSDKKGLNTICTHVGELEDKAFKGAVSPLYMSTSYQFDDVEVKRYPRYFNTPNQEALCKKLAALEHTEAALIFGSGMAAISTALMTFLQAGDHVVLQQTIYGGTYHFAVSQFERFGIEYSFTNGWEVDDFEKEINPNTKVLYLETPSNPLLTITDIKGVADLAKKKGILSIIDNTFASPVNQTPTDFGIDVVVHSATKYMGGHSDICAGVVAASQENMDKVFQTGICFGGSLSDYTVWLLERSLKTMAIRVRAQNENAMKMAEYLESNQDVDNVYYPGLKNHPGHALAKSQMKGFGGMLSFELNPEIDASLFFKELQLIKPSMSLAGIESTMLSPTQTSHALMSPEDRVKQGIKDSLIRFSLGIEEIEDLVEDIEQAIAKVKSMTVTV
- a CDS encoding tetratricopeptide repeat-containing sensor histidine kinase, producing the protein MELRLRRLESTNRFNPKDSTHINLLLGLARVYRFHDNERLYDVAQKALEYSSEINYNYGTIKGLEAVANYYYDKGDRKKSMPLFKEALQLSKDVEDVQSEISILNTLAQNYSFEGNYAEALNLNLKGIDLAKQINNLKMLSVLNENIAGLYADQKDFKNALMFYDTVQKINRKVGNEIIDAETQSNMASLYRDAKDYKNAIFNINRSINTFEKYKIYDWLAYAYEVKGDIYLDQKKYKWALYWYDQSNMLFKDEIEDNRIKIQLMNGMAKVYYGLEKDSLSLVHAKKGLAISQKIKSLQGQIDCSETLYKIYKKKGENEEALAYLETFKTLSDSLFMDKNKQSLSLLETKLEYQQEKKELIEANQAALAKQRNYIYFSVIVLLILSIITFVVRRSEKIQKKLNRELKEKSLAVTQREAQLHEINKTNTKLFSIIGHDLRGPIGGLQSILKMFTDGDISTKELVSYIPKLKSDVDNISFTLNNLLSWGMNQLNGVITKPKRVSLSTLVVNNIQLLSEIANNKSVKIINQLPDNPRIWADNHQIDIVIRNLLSNAIKFTPENGLITVGAEEKAGMWQISVRDTGVGMTQEMQESIFKDSSNITTYGTNNEKGTGLGLSLCKEMVHKNNGEIWVESTPRKGTTFYFTVPKALKRYQNAS
- a CDS encoding NAD(P)/FAD-dependent oxidoreductase gives rise to the protein MGKNKSVVVVGGGIIGLSTAYFLQREGHQVTVLDKSDISSGASFVNAGYLTPSHIISLASPGMITKGIKYMFNSSSPFYMKPRLDPEFMKWAWYFKKSSTRTKVDLAMPVIRDINLLSRELYEAIQSSGDLGTFKIGDKGLLMMFQTDEARDHEMEVVEKASTLGLDGKLLSKEELTALEPNIKVNAKGAILWECDRHTTPPLIMENMVKHLNTSGVAIHKNEEVSDIAFSNGKITEVKTNKASYAADEVVLAAGSWTSNISKKLNLKLPLQAGKGYRINVEEPTNISMPAILMEKKIAVTPMEGFTRFAGTMEFSGINHTIRKERVEAIAKGVEGYYEGLQVPEKAKTNASCGLRPVSPDGLPYIGRPKGIKNLTVATGHAMMGWSLGPATGKLITELVSGQSLSMDIQPFDPDRKF
- a CDS encoding M28 family peptidase, encoding MKKLSLLVLGLAFACNTSQKTVSEVAKTQPVADPVPYAESITETELKEHLYTYASDEFEGRETGKPGQKKAVEYIKAHYESLNIPAAQSNGNYFQKVALQETKVPKGNVTFNNESFSLGEHAVAFSPAQGTFNEIVYAGFGIEDGDHNDYNRIDVSGKLVLIKAGEPQNTDGTYVISGGQEKSDWSNMSEAMGKKSTLALEKGAKGVLYFDSQNFPRFRGYFRFMESNNSGRMQLADDSNNDILIVLDEKAATTLFENIEKDHTPKTITANVNLSLTGSNDNIDSENVVALLKGTEKPEEYVVISSHLDHIGVTADGQINNGADDDGSGTVALLEIAQAFKQAAEEGKGPKRSIVFLHVTGEEKGLLGSKYYTDVEPVFPLENTVANLNIDMIGRIDPKYKGSRNYLYLIGSDKLSTELHNLSEEVNKKYTNIEFDYTYNDENDPNRFYYRSDHYNFAKNNIPIIFYFNGTHADYHRPSDTPDKINYNLLENRSRLIFHTAWEIANRPNRLVVDKATE
- a CDS encoding MATE family efflux transporter — translated: MTNQHTNSFKKFIRYFWIAISGKETEFTTGSIRKAIFMLSIPMILEMLMESIFALVDIAYVSQVSVNAVATIGLTESVITLVYALAIGLSMAATAVVARRIGEKDVDGARIAAVQAIGLGVLISVVIGIFGIVYAKEILGLMGGEPDLIEEGYGYTQFLIGGNITVVLLFLINAIFRGAGNASIAMWALVLSNGLNIILDPMFIFGFGPIPEMGVKGAAVATNIGRGTAVLFQLGILFFGWGKIKLAAKDLVVNLKVMANLVKVSLGGIAQFLIGTSSWIFLMRIMSEFGSEVLAGYTIAIRVMMFSLMPSWGMSNAAATLVGQNLGAKQPDRAERSVWKTGKYNAWFMGVVSLVYLIFAKTIISWFNSTPEVVGSGALCLQIIAVGYIFYAYGMVMTQAFNGAGDTRTPTKINLLSFWFFQLPLAYISALVLGWGATGVFVAITAAEILLAVLAMVWFKKGNWKKVQV
- the bshB1 gene encoding bacillithiol biosynthesis deacetylase BshB1 gives rise to the protein MKLDILVFGAHPDDAELGAGATIAKEISKGKKVGIVDLTRGELGTRGSAEIRDQEAARAAKILGVAVRENMEFADGFFVNDKEHKLELIKIIRKYRPEIVLCNAVDDRHIDHARGSKLVSDACFLSGLMKIDTKMDGDDEWQEAWRPKLVYHYIQWKNLEPDFVVDVSGFIDKKTEAIMAYSSQFYDPNSDEPETPISSKNFTDSVNYRARDLGRIIGVEHAEGFTVERFVGVDSLCDLI